Within Haematobia irritans isolate KBUSLIRL chromosome 2, ASM5000362v1, whole genome shotgun sequence, the genomic segment gactcggaagagCCGGGTGTCGAGGACTCGTAAAGTCAGAAGGCAGTTGAAGACTACCTTACACCCAAGTGTGATATGGGGTGGCGAAGCCACAAACAATTCTCCTGGAGGAACCCCAGAAGCCGTCGTCAACGGTTTTTTATTGGTTGCTGTTGCAACATTGTCGGCCAGAATGGCAGAATCAGTAGTCGTACTGATGGTATGTTCATCGGCAAGGGGTGCGATGCTAGAATTAATCTCCCGTTCCTCATCCAACATGGGGACGTCGTCCTCAGACTCTGGAAGGGTAGCAGCCATCTTTGCTATGTTTTCTAtctatgaaaatatagaaagatttcGGAACGGAAAACCAAATTAACATAATGGTCAGGGTGACCAGAAACCGTAGGTCG encodes:
- the LOC142225067 gene encoding uncharacterized protein LOC142225067, with amino-acid sequence MSSTPAFRHPGFLSFTFETLSLLRRQRLRQSTTTTTTTTNDRRSPSSTRHFQFITQIFLLSTTKIENIAKMAATLPESEDDVPMLDEEREINSSIAPLADEHTISTTTDSAILADNVATATNKKPLTTASGVPPGELFVASPPHITLGCKVVFNCLLTLRVLDTRLFRVKFFKILITTIGLDESIYDRVLNEHICK